The Pukyongia salina genome segment GCAAACTATCGTTTACGGTAATAAATGGAGCCGTATCTCCGCTGGTGGTATGTAAGTCGAAAAAATAGAACGGTCCTTTTTCTCTTTCCAGAATACCCTGTATTAGATCGAAGATCTCTTTTTGCTGTAGCATTTCATCATCGAATGAAATCACCTTCTCATCTTCCAGGCCTGCAAGTTTTTCTTTGGTCCAGAGTCGGTTAAGATCTACCTTATTATATCGTACTCCTTTCTTTAAGGCTGTAAGATTTCCACTAATAGCATACATGCAGCCATGAAACTGGGGTGTGGTTTCTTTCAATTTTTGCAAGACCGTTTGAAGCGCAAAGATCCCGGCAGGTTCATTTCCGTGAATACCGGCAGTAAATATTAGCGTAGGACCCTCATCAGACCCATGGTAGGTGCCAATTAGCCGCTTTATTTCAATGGTCTTATTTAGAGGCCCGCTATGCAATTTAATCATGGTCGTAAGGTCTTACATCGTGTATGGTGATGATCCCGATAAGTTCTTTATTCTGAAGTACGGGTAAACAACCAATTTCGTTCGTCTTCATGATTTGGATGGCTTCTTTTATTGGCGTAGATGCTTCCACCGAAATCACCTTCTTCTCCATAATATCTTTTACCAGGTACCAGGGGTTGTCCTTCTCCTCGTGATATTTACTTGCATGCGACCAGGTGAGGATACCACACAACTCGTTCTCATCGTTCTCTACAGGAACGTGATGGATATTGTTCCATTCCATGATACTTGTAGCCAGGTTGGCCAGATCCGTATCTTTTACTGTAAAAAGCATGGTGGACATAATATGTCCTACCCAGTGCGAAGCCTCTTTCAATACATCATTCTCATTCGCATCGGGCCATTCATGAACAGGAATTCCTTTTTGCTGATTTAAATAGATCGACTTGGTTATTAGCCTAAGGGCTTTATCTTTTTTCATGGAACTGTTCAGCCTTCGGTAATTGGATATCATCCACGTGGATCCGGTATTTCCTTTTAATCGTTTTTCGATTACTGTAAGTAAGCGTTTTATATCTGTTTCGGCTATGCCTTCAGATCGCAACCCATCATAGGCGATTGGAAGAAACACTTTTTTTATAAGTTTTTTTGCTGAATAATGTTTGCCTTCCCAACACATTACTGCACTTCTTCCACTTCTGGCAGCCTTCACGAAATTTGATTTTGCTTCTCTGAAATCCATTACCGAAGCCATATCGTCGAATTTGCTGGGTCGTCCTCTCATTACACCTACCCAAAATGCGAAATTGGCCATTTCGTCCAGTACTGATGGCCCGGACGGGATATAACGGTTTTCAATTCGCAGATGGGCCATTCCGTTGCCTACACCATAGCAGGCCCGATTCCATGGATAGATGGTTCCACTGTGAAGGTTTAAAGCGCGTAATTTAGGGGTTTTCCCTTCGGCCAATACTTCCAGTGAATTTTCATTCAATTCGCGGGATAGAATGATCTTGAATTTGGAGATATTCTCCTTGTATATATCGACGGCAGTGCCTTTTGCCCAGTTGTCTCCAAAAGCCACCCTTGGTGATTGATCCTTTAGTGCTTCGGAAATGTTACGGGTATCGATACTCTGCCTGAACAGAGCGATACGTGTCTCGTCCCAGAGCTCCCTTCCCAGTAACAATGGCGAGTTACAGCAAATACTAAGAATTGGTCCGGCGATCGCCTGCGACCAGTTAAAACTGCTTATAAAGTCATCCGGCTCTATTTGTAAATGTAGCTGAAAACTAGTGTTACAAGCCTCAAATAAGACCGAATCGTGTGCTATACTTAATTCGTCTACTCCTTTCAGATGTAACTGGAAATTGGATCGTCTTAATCCCTTTAGCATTTCATTTAGAGCATAGTATCTGGGGTTTGGTGTAATATAATCCAGGGAGAGATGGGTTTTTGTGATCGTAGGCAAAATCCCGGTTAAGATCATTTTCGAATTGTTTTCTTCAGAAACTTTAGCCCCTTTGCTAAGCATGTCATTTAATTGAGCCTCAACTTTCGAGAAACAATCCTCCTTAAGTACTATGGGATCCAGGTTGATCTCCAGGTTATAGCGGGCTAATTCGGTGGTGAAATGGTCATCATCTATCTTAGACAGGATCTCTTCATTGTTGGTCGCCGGCCGCCAATCTTTAGTGACCAGGCAAAATTCCTGTTCAGCCCCGATACGGGTGATTCCTTTTTCGATCTGTCCGTTCTCAAGCATTTGCTCGAGTGCGCGAACGTCATCCAGGAGGTTTTTTATAAACAAGGCCTTCTTTTCTTCGGAAAACGATCGATTTACTTTTTGTTCACCCATAGTTTGCTGTTTCTCCAACACCGTTGGAAATTTGCAATGACAATTTGGGTATTTCAGTAGTATTAAAATATGATTTTCATCAGTTAGGTTGAAATGACAATGAATTGAGAGAAAGGCCGTTACAATACTAACTGATTTAACACTTTTTTATGTTAAGTATAAAGTGTCCATTGTATCTTTAAAAATTCTATAAAACAATCAAAAAAATGTATTTTAAAAAACTCACAAAATTCATAGCCATGGGTTTATTTACCGTGGCTATTGTCGCTTCATGTGGCGA includes the following:
- a CDS encoding CBS domain-containing protein; this encodes MGEQKVNRSFSEEKKALFIKNLLDDVRALEQMLENGQIEKGITRIGAEQEFCLVTKDWRPATNNEEILSKIDDDHFTTELARYNLEINLDPIVLKEDCFSKVEAQLNDMLSKGAKVSEENNSKMILTGILPTITKTHLSLDYITPNPRYYALNEMLKGLRRSNFQLHLKGVDELSIAHDSVLFEACNTSFQLHLQIEPDDFISSFNWSQAIAGPILSICCNSPLLLGRELWDETRIALFRQSIDTRNISEALKDQSPRVAFGDNWAKGTAVDIYKENISKFKIILSRELNENSLEVLAEGKTPKLRALNLHSGTIYPWNRACYGVGNGMAHLRIENRYIPSGPSVLDEMANFAFWVGVMRGRPSKFDDMASVMDFREAKSNFVKAARSGRSAVMCWEGKHYSAKKLIKKVFLPIAYDGLRSEGIAETDIKRLLTVIEKRLKGNTGSTWMISNYRRLNSSMKKDKALRLITKSIYLNQQKGIPVHEWPDANENDVLKEASHWVGHIMSTMLFTVKDTDLANLATSIMEWNNIHHVPVENDENELCGILTWSHASKYHEEKDNPWYLVKDIMEKKVISVEASTPIKEAIQIMKTNEIGCLPVLQNKELIGIITIHDVRPYDHD